A portion of the Luxibacter massiliensis genome contains these proteins:
- a CDS encoding LytR/AlgR family response regulator transcription factor produces the protein MLRIAICDDEQSAREALFLQLDKMLDEETEQIVYEFSSGESAVRWLQKHRGEVDLLFLDVEMDGMNGMETAESIRRFDQDIILVFVTGYADYVFDGYRVGALDYLMKPVDPEKLYDALARIRRLLFQDREKLYTLKNTDGTYRFRIRDILYFYSDRRKVVLVTEGGEYPFYEKLDRVGERLGHQFVRIHQRYLVNPQQVTYIGGNMVRIGQSELPVSRALKEEAVKNLTKAMLGGGR, from the coding sequence ATGTTAAGGATTGCAATATGTGATGATGAGCAAAGTGCAAGGGAAGCATTATTCCTTCAGTTAGATAAGATGCTGGACGAGGAAACAGAACAGATCGTATACGAATTTTCCTCCGGCGAATCAGCGGTACGCTGGTTGCAAAAACACAGGGGAGAAGTGGATCTCTTGTTTCTGGATGTAGAAATGGATGGCATGAACGGCATGGAAACAGCTGAAAGTATCCGGAGGTTTGATCAGGATATTATTCTGGTATTTGTAACCGGATATGCAGATTATGTGTTTGACGGGTATCGCGTAGGGGCGTTGGATTATTTGATGAAACCGGTGGATCCAGAAAAGCTGTACGATGCACTGGCCCGTATCCGCCGGCTACTATTTCAAGACCGGGAAAAACTATATACATTGAAGAATACGGATGGCACATACCGTTTTCGTATAAGGGACATCTTATATTTTTATAGTGACCGCAGAAAAGTAGTGCTGGTCACAGAAGGCGGAGAATATCCATTTTATGAAAAGCTGGATCGTGTTGGTGAACGGCTGGGGCATCAATTTGTACGGATACATCAGCGTTATCTTGTAAATCCTCAGCAGGTGACATATATAGGAGGGAATATGGTCCGCATTGGCCAGTCAGAACTTCCGGTCAGCCGGGCCCTAAAAGAGGAGGCTGTGAAGAACCTGACGAAAGCAATGCTGGGAGGCGGACGCTGA
- a CDS encoding restriction endonuclease PLD domain-containing protein, producing MPIINQPFQGQLGEILKNELNSNYSSLTIFSAFAKNSGVLRLKESLETFKSNDGTIRAFIGIDLDGTSYEALLNLYNLCDELYVIHSENFSTTYHSKIYLLENTDAVWCAIGSNNLTGGGLWTNFESCSIQTYNLPDETTELDSIYFVIKKYKDPEYECSTKITSIDDINALLEANYISKEVTQKIESITKRISQKKKQKKTTLFGSEKISIPTLIPVNTPRKKPFSKPETPDFNHIINPAPSAPAFTNEQFWFEMRKSTGGSRNILDLSKLGQIEEGSVVGTPYEYTEPGKMYGGIKFFDIDPEDTAREKDITINYLGKDYHPSTIKFAPDNGSWRIQLKGSPNDDTNELSKFGNRGDFVHKILVFEKINTNYYVLSLLDESDLDRLKTLSRVWARNGSSTASKAYGML from the coding sequence ATGCCGATTATAAACCAGCCTTTCCAAGGTCAATTAGGTGAAATACTCAAAAACGAATTAAATTCAAACTATTCATCTCTTACAATATTTTCAGCATTTGCAAAAAACAGTGGTGTCTTGAGATTAAAAGAGTCTCTTGAAACTTTCAAATCAAATGATGGGACAATAAGAGCATTCATTGGCATTGACCTTGATGGTACTTCTTACGAAGCGCTTTTAAACTTGTATAATTTGTGTGATGAATTGTATGTCATCCACTCCGAAAACTTTTCAACAACTTACCACAGTAAAATATATCTCCTTGAAAATACGGACGCAGTTTGGTGTGCAATAGGATCAAATAATCTTACTGGTGGAGGGTTATGGACTAACTTTGAAAGTTGTTCTATACAGACATATAATTTACCTGATGAAACAACCGAGTTAGATTCCATCTATTTTGTAATAAAAAAATATAAAGATCCTGAATATGAATGTTCTACAAAAATCACTTCTATTGATGATATAAATGCTTTACTTGAAGCGAACTATATTTCTAAAGAAGTTACCCAGAAAATCGAAAGCATTACCAAACGCATATCTCAAAAGAAAAAGCAAAAGAAAACAACACTCTTTGGCTCTGAGAAAATATCTATCCCGACTTTAATCCCTGTTAATACGCCTAGAAAAAAACCTTTTTCAAAGCCTGAGACTCCTGATTTTAACCATATCATTAATCCTGCACCTTCAGCGCCTGCATTTACAAATGAACAGTTTTGGTTTGAAATGCGCAAATCCACTGGAGGCTCAAGGAATATTCTTGATTTATCCAAATTAGGGCAGATTGAGGAAGGCTCTGTCGTAGGTACACCTTACGAATATACTGAGCCAGGAAAAATGTACGGCGGAATAAAATTCTTTGACATCGACCCTGAGGACACAGCTAGAGAAAAAGATATAACTATCAACTATCTCGGAAAGGACTATCATCCTTCTACCATCAAGTTCGCACCGGACAATGGCAGTTGGCGCATTCAACTTAAGGGATCGCCAAACGATGATACAAATGAATTATCCAAATTTGGAAATCGTGGAGATTTTGTACATAAGATATTAGTTTTCGAAAAAATCAATACAAACTACTACGTTTTATCACTTTTAGATGAATCTGATCTCGACCGACTTAAAACTTTAAGCCGTGTCTGGGCACGTAACGGAAGCAGCACCGCTTCAAAAGCATATGGCATGTTATAA
- a CDS encoding NAD(P)H-dependent oxidoreductase — MRLILSDKYLNLTLTDNNDTKFIDLSSLKITNCVGCFGCWTKTPGKCVIRDDAVKVYPYIAKSDTLIYISRTRYGGYDTIMKTMLERAIPIQQAFIRMLDGETHHVQRSVSLKNAIIIAYGEMNAEEKEVFEKLIERNAKNMNFKQYKVLFTDEEKLQETVEKEIVKWNV; from the coding sequence ATGAGATTAATACTGAGTGACAAATACTTAAATCTTACTTTAACAGATAATAATGATACTAAATTTATAGACTTATCATCTTTAAAAATAACGAATTGTGTGGGATGCTTTGGATGCTGGACTAAAACACCCGGGAAATGTGTAATACGGGATGATGCAGTAAAGGTATATCCATATATAGCTAAAAGCGACACTCTAATTTATATTAGCCGGACACGATATGGCGGTTATGATACAATAATGAAAACTATGCTTGAACGGGCCATACCAATCCAACAGGCTTTTATAAGGATGTTGGACGGAGAAACACATCATGTTCAAAGGAGTGTCAGTTTAAAAAACGCAATAATTATTGCATATGGAGAAATGAACGCTGAGGAAAAAGAAGTTTTTGAAAAGCTTATTGAAAGAAATGCTAAAAATATGAATTTTAAACAGTACAAAGTACTGTTTACAGATGAAGAAAAATTGCAGGAGACTGTGGAAAAGGAGATTGTGAAATGGAACGTATAA
- a CDS encoding FtsX-like permease family protein, with amino-acid sequence MMTMQKLEQKLHKADRKQARLYIFCNFMALMLISAYSAMIFSPTVLNVLPEGGDSRKQMVMVFVLALFGCAVFTVYAASLFFRKKSRQLGTLMALGASKKRLAPGVFTEVLGLSIGSSLAGILAGFPFVWILWNLFRLFLIDSAEMALKFDFRCLLISVPFFLMVIVFSCLTAYRYLQKTNIMDVVHEEHKNEPVRELGRWCGPAGIALLLIGAVAGYSAPSLYMNLFSAYPPVWINLAYAPVFVGLYMIMLHTVVHGWGSHKRKPYKNIIARSMMKFQGRQTVNNLLVSTVLIAGACFAVFYIPMMGAGQIRTTRTLPYDYFYQWRADQNIVQKPQVESLAADYQLTLKDWTEGEYLTLGMDGETQIEEGNGHFHYEYEELLNQGKFLSEDTFNAISGQNADVKPGTYYGISNENETGTYFLELGSSKLTNMVTRKNIETSFAGFLHFSLLTDSIGYYVLDNADYDAIAAGLSDDWKGKMAVFNIDGEDSYAFADDFFHTLVTQFGPECEIITFYDRVAKIRNNEAGNVYWGDTDDMTKISYSNPDSSDFRAYWSYMPVFRVLNQNDFLQNYAVFLMMFLFIAIICLLSALIISYTRCQTIAINNRYIFDDLKMLGASPAFLTKEVQSQCSRVFKTPTMVGMGAMYLLYGMMMFANDGGKLDSTEILGLAICLGILVLLAALFYLVYRKTVQIIIKQLGIK; translated from the coding sequence ATGATGACAATGCAAAAATTAGAACAAAAGCTTCACAAAGCAGACAGGAAACAGGCGCGCCTATATATTTTTTGCAACTTTATGGCCCTTATGCTGATTTCCGCCTACTCTGCCATGATATTTTCCCCCACCGTGCTGAATGTCCTCCCAGAAGGCGGAGACAGCAGAAAACAAATGGTCATGGTCTTTGTATTGGCATTATTCGGCTGTGCCGTATTTACCGTTTATGCCGCCAGCTTATTTTTTCGGAAAAAATCCCGCCAGCTTGGCACACTGATGGCTCTCGGCGCTTCTAAAAAGCGGCTGGCTCCAGGCGTATTTACAGAGGTATTGGGGTTAAGTATTGGTTCTTCACTTGCCGGTATCCTTGCAGGATTTCCTTTTGTATGGATTCTCTGGAATCTGTTCCGCCTCTTTCTCATAGACAGCGCGGAAATGGCTCTAAAATTTGATTTCAGATGCCTCCTGATTTCAGTCCCATTTTTTCTTATGGTTATCGTATTCTCATGCCTGACTGCATACCGTTATCTGCAAAAAACAAATATTATGGATGTTGTCCATGAGGAGCATAAAAACGAACCTGTCCGGGAACTTGGCAGATGGTGCGGCCCTGCCGGCATTGCGCTGCTGCTTATAGGCGCTGTGGCGGGATATAGCGCGCCCTCCCTATATATGAATCTGTTCAGTGCATATCCTCCCGTCTGGATAAACCTTGCATATGCACCTGTATTCGTAGGACTATACATGATCATGCTTCACACAGTAGTACATGGTTGGGGATCCCATAAAAGAAAACCATATAAAAACATCATTGCCAGAAGCATGATGAAATTCCAGGGACGCCAGACAGTCAATAACCTGCTTGTCAGCACTGTCCTAATTGCAGGCGCCTGCTTTGCAGTCTTTTATATCCCGATGATGGGGGCTGGGCAAATCCGGACAACCCGCACCCTGCCATACGATTACTTTTACCAATGGCGGGCTGACCAGAATATTGTCCAGAAACCCCAGGTAGAATCCCTCGCTGCCGACTACCAGCTTACTTTAAAAGACTGGACAGAAGGGGAATACCTGACCCTGGGGATGGACGGAGAGACACAGATTGAAGAAGGAAATGGACATTTTCACTATGAATACGAAGAATTACTGAATCAAGGAAAATTTCTGTCCGAAGACACATTCAACGCAATCAGCGGGCAGAATGCAGATGTCAAGCCAGGAACCTATTATGGCATAAGCAATGAGAATGAAACAGGCACTTACTTTTTAGAACTTGGTTCAAGCAAATTGACTAACATGGTTACAAGAAAAAATATCGAAACCAGTTTTGCAGGATTCTTACACTTCTCTCTGCTGACAGATTCCATCGGATACTATGTCCTAGATAACGCAGACTATGACGCAATTGCAGCTGGACTCTCTGATGACTGGAAGGGAAAGATGGCAGTATTTAATATCGATGGCGAAGATTCCTACGCATTTGCTGATGACTTTTTCCATACATTGGTCACACAGTTTGGCCCGGAGTGCGAAATCATTACCTTTTATGACCGGGTGGCAAAGATCCGGAACAACGAAGCTGGGAATGTCTACTGGGGAGATACAGATGACATGACGAAAATCAGCTATTCAAACCCAGATTCTTCTGATTTCCGTGCTTACTGGTCATATATGCCCGTGTTCCGCGTCCTGAACCAGAATGATTTTCTGCAAAACTATGCTGTGTTCCTGATGATGTTCCTGTTCATCGCTATTATCTGCCTGTTATCTGCTCTGATCATTAGCTACACAAGATGCCAGACTATCGCCATAAATAACCGTTACATCTTTGACGACCTGAAAATGCTGGGAGCCTCCCCTGCCTTCCTTACAAAAGAGGTGCAAAGCCAGTGTTCCCGTGTCTTTAAGACACCCACAATGGTAGGCATGGGTGCCATGTACCTCCTGTACGGTATGATGATGTTCGCAAATGACGGAGGGAAACTGGACTCAACAGAAATCCTCGGATTGGCAATCTGCCTGGGCATACTCGTACTTCTGGCAGCATTATTCTACCTAGTATACAGAAAGACAGTTCAAATTATCATAAAACAATTGGGTATCAAATAA
- a CDS encoding ABC transporter ATP-binding protein, with amino-acid sequence MLYVKDLHKSYEVGKKEYPVLKGVSFQVAQGEFVAVMGPSGSGKSTLLNCISCYIPFEKGSITLGGTKLANLSEDTLAKIRNEKLGFVFQDFMLLDGLTIRENILVPRIIQGNIKRDGEKLADKLLSLFGIGHIQNKYPAEVSGGERQRTAVARSLINNPLIILADEPTGNLDSKSSRTVIESFENAKRQMDATIFMVTHDSFSASFCDRVILLKDGTVYRQLEHKGSRKDFHDELLNAIKEMSGDEQ; translated from the coding sequence ATGTTATATGTAAAAGATCTTCATAAATCCTACGAAGTAGGCAAAAAGGAATATCCCGTTTTAAAGGGTGTCAGCTTTCAGGTTGCACAAGGTGAATTTGTAGCTGTCATGGGGCCGTCTGGTTCTGGAAAAAGCACCCTTTTGAACTGTATTTCCTGCTATATCCCATTTGAGAAAGGAAGCATCACACTAGGAGGCACAAAGCTGGCCAACCTAAGTGAGGATACCCTTGCTAAAATCCGCAATGAAAAACTTGGATTTGTTTTTCAGGATTTCATGCTGCTGGACGGGTTAACCATCCGGGAAAATATCCTTGTTCCCCGGATCATCCAGGGAAATATTAAAAGAGACGGAGAAAAATTGGCAGATAAATTGCTTTCCCTGTTCGGCATTGGCCATATACAGAACAAATATCCGGCTGAAGTTTCAGGTGGAGAGCGCCAGCGGACAGCAGTTGCAAGGAGCCTGATCAACAATCCCCTGATCATTCTGGCCGATGAGCCAACTGGAAATTTGGACAGTAAGTCCAGCCGTACCGTGATTGAGTCCTTTGAGAATGCTAAACGGCAGATGGACGCAACCATTTTCATGGTCACTCACGACAGTTTTTCTGCCTCCTTCTGCGACAGGGTGATCCTGCTGAAAGACGGAACCGTATACCGTCAGCTGGAGCACAAGGGCAGCCGTAAAGATTTTCATGATGAATTATTAAATGCTATTAAAGAAATGAGTGGTGATGAGCAATGA